The DNA window ACCCCTGCCGCCGGGGATCTTCGGCTACCGGGAGGGGGAGGCGGGGCTCAACCCCACGGTCTATCGCTGGCAACAGGGCCAGGCGGTGCGGCGGACCCTGGAAGAGGCGCGGGAACTGCTGGCCCAGGCCGGCTATCCCGAGGGGCGGGACCCGGCCACCGGCCAGGCGCTGAGCCTGAATTTCGAGGCCGTGGCCAGCGGTCCCGACGACAAGGCCCGTCTCAACTGGCTGCGCAAGCAGTTCGCCAAGCTGGGCATCGAGCTGGTGGTGCGCGCCACCGACTACAATCGCTTCCAGGAGAAGATGCGCCAGGGCACGGGCCAGATCTACACCTGGGGCTGGAACGCCGATTATCCGGACCCGGAGAACTTTCTCTTTCTGCTCTACGGCCCCAACAGCAAGATGGCCGGGGAGGGCGAGAACGCCTCCAACTACGCCAATCCGGAGTTCGACGCCCGCTTTGAGCGCATGAAGGACCTGGATGACGGCCCCGAGCGCCAGGCCCTGATCGATGAGATGATCGCCATCGCCCGCCACGACGCCCCCTGGGTCTGGGGCTATTTCCCCAAGGGCTTCAGTCTGCACCACGCCTGGCTGACCAACCTCAAGCCGAATCTCATGGCCAACAACACCCTCAAGTATCGCCGCCTGGACCCCGAGTTGCGCCAGCGGCTGCGGCAGGCGTGGAACCGGCCGGTGCTCTGGCCTCTCTGGCTGGGGTTGGGCCTGCTGGGTTTGGGGGCCGTGCCGGCCGTCCTGAGTTGGCGGCGGCGGGAGAAGGGGCAGGGGACTAGCCAAACATGACGGCCTACATCCTCCGCCGCCTCCTCTACGCCCTGCCGATCCTGATCGGGGTGAACCTCATCACCTTTGTCCTCTTTTTCGTGGTGAATTCACCCGATGACATGGCGCGGATGCAGTTGGGTAGCAAGCGGGTCACCCCGGAGGCCATTGCCTCCTGGAAGGCGGAACGGGGCTACGACCAACCGCTGCTCTTCAACGACCAGGCGCAGGGCCTGGGTCGATTGACCCAGACCATTTTTTTCGACCGCTCCCTACGGCTCTTCGTCTTCGACTTTGGCGCCTCGGACGCGGGGCGGGACATCAGCCACGATATCGGCCAGCGCATGTGGCCGAGCCTGGCGGTGGCGGTTCCGGTGTTGCTGGTGGGCCTGCTGATCAACATCAGTCTGGCGCTCTTCCTGGTCCTGTTCCGGGGCGGCACCCTCGACCTGACCGGGGTGGTGCTCCTGGTGGCCATGCTCTCCATCTCCAGCCTCTTTTACATCATCGGCGGCCAGTACCTGCTGGGCAAGCTGCTGCGCCTGGCGCCCATCTCCGGTTACGATCTGGGGCTGGAGGCCTGGAAGTTTCTGGTATTGCCGGTGATCATCGGGGTCAT is part of the Chromatiaceae bacterium genome and encodes:
- a CDS encoding ABC transporter permease, whose translation is MTAYILRRLLYALPILIGVNLITFVLFFVVNSPDDMARMQLGSKRVTPEAIASWKAERGYDQPLLFNDQAQGLGRLTQTIFFDRSLRLFVFDFGASDAGRDISHDIGQRMWPSLAVAVPVLLVGLLINISLALFLVLFRGGTLDLTGVVLLVAMLSISSLFYIIGGQYLLGKLLRLAPISGYDLGLEAWKFLVLPVIIGVMGGIGSGARLYRTLFLEEAAKDYVRTARAKGLGERLVLFRHILGNALIPILTGVVVVLPLLFMGSLLTEAFFGIPGLGSYTLDAINNQDFAIVRAMVFLGSVLYILGLLLTDISYTLVDPRVRLS